From Streptomyces sp. TLI_053, a single genomic window includes:
- a CDS encoding TetR/AcrR family transcriptional regulator — MAYRRTPAVQARLDAQREAVLQAAVGLLAERGYGGCSMAAVAERAGIATGSMYGHFANKAELSVELFRRVVTREVAAVHEAVARHDTPRDRIAAVVETFAARALRAPRLAHALLVEPADTVVDAERLVFRRTFRDVLAAEIATALAAGRLPPQDPQLTAAAIVGATAEALTGPLAAVPPNGAGAAPGAVVPALVSFTLRALGERDDSDA; from the coding sequence ATGGCCTACCGTCGCACCCCCGCCGTGCAAGCCCGACTGGACGCCCAGCGCGAGGCGGTGCTCCAGGCCGCGGTCGGCCTGCTCGCCGAGCGCGGCTACGGCGGCTGCAGCATGGCCGCGGTGGCCGAGCGGGCCGGTATCGCCACCGGCTCGATGTACGGGCACTTCGCCAACAAGGCCGAACTCTCGGTCGAGCTGTTCCGTCGGGTGGTCACCCGGGAGGTGGCCGCCGTGCACGAGGCCGTCGCCCGGCACGACACCCCCAGGGACCGGATCGCCGCCGTCGTGGAGACCTTCGCCGCCCGCGCCCTGCGTGCCCCCCGGCTCGCCCACGCGCTGCTGGTCGAACCGGCCGACACCGTGGTGGACGCCGAGCGCCTGGTCTTCCGCCGCACCTTCCGCGATGTGCTCGCCGCCGAGATCGCCACCGCGCTCGCCGCCGGACGGCTGCCGCCCCAGGACCCGCAGCTGACCGCCGCCGCGATCGTCGGCGCCACCGCCGAGGCCCTCACCGGCCCGCTCGCCGCGGTACCCCCGAACGGTGCCGGGGCGGCCCCCGGCGCCGTGGTCCCCGCCCTCGTCTCCTTCACCCTCCGAGCGCTTGGAGAACGCGATGACAGCGACGCATGA
- a CDS encoding acyl-CoA dehydrogenase family protein, with translation MTATHEVTNQAPLPYGHDTAADPALLAALHRAGAGWAEPELRALGRLAGSEQAAEWGRLANEHPPVLRTHDRFGHRIDEVEFHPYWHELMHTAVGHGLHAAPWRDDRPGAHTARAARFHVWSQVEAGHTCPVSMTYAAVPALRTTPALAAEFEPLLAATEYDFGLREPHGKRGLIAGMSMTEKQGGSDVRSNTTTAVPQPDGSYRLTGHKWFTSAPMSDLFLTLAQAPGGLSCFLLPRVLPDGSRNRLRLQRLKDKLGNKSNASAEIEYEEAYGLLVGEEGRGVRTIIEMVNTTRLDCTIGAAAGMRLGATRAVQHALHRRAFGRALVDQPLMRNVLADLVVESEAATTVAMRLAQATDAALAGDGQEALVRRLGLAVAKYWVCKRGPAHAAEALECLGGNGYIEESGMPRLYREAPLVSIWEGSGNVAALDALRAMAKHPETVDAFLGELDAAAGADRRLDAAVAGLRKQLTDLDQLEYRTRRLVEAMALAFQGSLLVRYGDPAVADAFCASRLGGDHGAAFGTLPPGPDVAAIIDRARPVPAA, from the coding sequence ATGACAGCGACGCATGAGGTCACCAACCAGGCCCCGCTCCCGTACGGGCACGACACCGCCGCCGACCCCGCGCTGCTCGCCGCCCTGCACCGGGCCGGCGCCGGCTGGGCCGAGCCCGAACTGCGCGCCCTCGGCCGGCTGGCCGGCTCCGAGCAGGCCGCCGAGTGGGGGCGGCTGGCCAACGAGCACCCGCCGGTGCTGCGCACCCACGACCGCTTCGGCCACCGGATCGACGAGGTCGAGTTCCACCCGTACTGGCACGAGCTGATGCACACCGCCGTCGGCCACGGTCTGCACGCCGCCCCCTGGCGGGACGACCGGCCCGGCGCGCACACCGCCCGCGCCGCCAGGTTCCACGTCTGGAGCCAGGTCGAGGCCGGCCACACCTGCCCCGTCTCGATGACCTACGCCGCCGTTCCCGCGCTGCGCACGACCCCCGCGCTGGCCGCCGAGTTCGAACCGCTGCTCGCCGCCACCGAGTACGACTTCGGGCTGCGCGAGCCGCACGGCAAGCGCGGCCTGATCGCCGGCATGTCGATGACCGAGAAGCAGGGCGGTTCGGACGTCCGCAGCAACACCACGACCGCCGTGCCGCAGCCCGACGGGAGCTACCGGCTCACCGGCCACAAGTGGTTCACCTCGGCGCCGATGTCCGACCTCTTCCTCACCCTCGCCCAGGCGCCGGGCGGGCTCAGCTGCTTCCTGCTGCCGCGCGTGCTGCCGGACGGCAGCCGCAACCGGCTCCGCCTCCAGCGGCTCAAGGACAAGCTCGGCAACAAGTCCAACGCCTCCGCCGAGATCGAGTACGAGGAGGCGTACGGCCTGCTGGTCGGCGAGGAGGGGCGCGGGGTGCGGACCATCATCGAGATGGTCAACACGACCCGGCTGGACTGCACGATCGGGGCCGCCGCCGGGATGCGGCTCGGAGCCACCCGGGCCGTCCAGCACGCCCTGCACCGCCGGGCGTTCGGCCGGGCGCTGGTCGACCAGCCGCTGATGCGCAACGTGCTCGCCGACCTCGTGGTGGAGTCCGAGGCGGCCACCACGGTGGCGATGCGGCTCGCCCAGGCCACCGACGCCGCCCTCGCCGGGGACGGGCAGGAGGCGCTGGTCCGCCGGCTCGGCCTGGCCGTGGCCAAGTACTGGGTCTGCAAGCGCGGTCCGGCGCACGCCGCCGAGGCCCTGGAGTGCCTGGGCGGCAACGGCTACATCGAGGAGTCCGGCATGCCCCGCCTCTACCGGGAGGCGCCGCTGGTCTCGATCTGGGAGGGCTCCGGCAACGTCGCCGCCCTGGACGCGCTGCGCGCGATGGCCAAGCACCCGGAGACCGTCGACGCCTTCCTCGGCGAACTGGACGCGGCGGCGGGCGCCGACCGCAGGCTCGACGCGGCGGTCGCCGGGCTGCGCAAGCAGCTCACCGACCTGGACCAGCTGGAGTACCGCACCCGCCGGCTGGTGGAGGCGATGGCGCTGGCCTTCCAGGGCTCGCTGCTGGTCCGGTACGGGGACCCGGCGGTCGCCGACGCGTTCTGCGCCTCCCGGCTCGGCGGTGACCACGGCGCCGCGTTCGGCACCCTGCCGCCCGGTCCGGACGTCGCGGCGATCATCGACCGCGCCCGGCCGGTACCGGCCGCATGA
- a CDS encoding S28 family serine protease gives MTTKIRRLLVAVLLIPLLGLGLAPTALARSAGATGPADAAASVADDPSADIKARLAGIPGMTVTEEQPTTTGHRYFLLTYTQPIDHARPWLGTFQQRLSVLHKGYDRPTVFYTNGYTLRTTPSRTEPARLVDGNQVSIEYRYFTPSRPEPADWSKAGIKQAATDAHRLITALKRIYHQEWLSTGASKGGMSSTYHRRFFPDDVAGTIAYVAPNDVDEREDSAYSKFFRNVGTPECRAALTATQRELLARRDRLEPRYAADNAAAGSTFTTIGSADKAYELAVLDSVWAFWQYSLAADCVNVPGAAGTDDALYAWLDTQSGITGNSDQSLAGYTAYYYQAGTELGSPSFDVSALKGLLHYDYKELYAPRTYVPRSIPMRFDPSAMRDIDRWVRNSAERIIYVYGQNDPWGAEPFRLGWGSEDSYVYTVPGGNHGSNIAKLPADESAAATAKVLEWAGLGPDASARALKGQYQVPPIGPLDIEGLKQDRVRL, from the coding sequence ATGACCACCAAGATCAGAAGGCTGCTGGTCGCCGTTCTGCTGATACCGCTGCTGGGCCTCGGCCTGGCCCCGACCGCGCTCGCCCGGTCCGCCGGGGCGACCGGCCCGGCCGACGCCGCGGCGTCCGTCGCCGACGACCCGTCGGCCGACATCAAGGCCCGGCTGGCCGGGATCCCCGGGATGACCGTCACCGAGGAGCAGCCCACCACCACCGGCCACCGCTACTTCCTGCTCACCTACACCCAGCCGATCGACCACGCCCGCCCCTGGCTGGGCACCTTCCAGCAGCGGCTGAGCGTGCTGCACAAGGGCTACGACCGGCCGACCGTGTTCTACACCAACGGCTACACGCTGCGCACCACCCCCTCGCGCACCGAGCCGGCCCGGCTGGTCGACGGCAACCAGGTCTCCATCGAGTACCGCTACTTCACGCCGTCCCGCCCCGAGCCCGCCGACTGGAGCAAGGCCGGCATCAAGCAGGCGGCCACCGACGCGCACCGGCTGATCACCGCGCTGAAGCGGATCTACCACCAGGAGTGGCTGTCCACCGGCGCCTCCAAGGGCGGCATGTCCTCCACCTACCACCGGCGCTTCTTCCCGGACGACGTGGCCGGCACCATCGCCTACGTCGCCCCGAACGACGTCGACGAGCGCGAGGACTCCGCCTACAGCAAGTTCTTCCGCAACGTCGGCACCCCCGAGTGCCGGGCCGCGCTGACCGCCACCCAGCGTGAACTGCTGGCCCGCCGCGACCGGCTGGAGCCCCGCTACGCCGCGGACAACGCCGCCGCCGGCTCCACCTTCACCACCATCGGCAGCGCGGACAAGGCGTACGAGCTGGCCGTGCTGGACTCGGTCTGGGCGTTCTGGCAGTACAGCCTGGCGGCCGACTGCGTGAACGTCCCGGGCGCCGCCGGCACCGACGACGCGCTGTACGCCTGGCTCGACACCCAGTCCGGCATCACCGGCAACAGCGACCAGTCGCTCGCCGGGTACACCGCGTACTACTACCAGGCCGGCACCGAGCTGGGCTCGCCCTCCTTCGACGTCTCGGCCCTCAAGGGCCTGCTGCACTACGACTACAAGGAGCTGTACGCGCCGCGCACCTACGTGCCGCGGTCCATCCCGATGCGCTTCGACCCGTCCGCGATGCGCGACATCGACCGCTGGGTGCGGAACTCGGCCGAGCGGATCATCTACGTCTACGGCCAGAACGACCCCTGGGGTGCCGAGCCGTTCCGTCTCGGGTGGGGCAGCGAGGACAGCTACGTCTACACGGTGCCGGGGGGCAACCACGGCTCCAACATCGCCAAGCTGCCGGCCGACGAGTCGGCGGCCGCCACCGCGAAGGTGCTGGAGTGGGCCGGCCTCGGCCCGGACGCCTCGGCCCGTGCGCTGAAGGGGCAGTACCAGGTGCCGCCGATCGGCCCGCTGGACATCGAGGGGCTGAAGCAGGACCGCGTCCGGCTGTAG
- a CDS encoding amidohydrolase family protein, translated as MSAPGPLNGPLNGPLNGPLSGPAPDPAAEAAGVRAFWRHLGLPGLIDVHTHFMPKNVLDKVWAYFDAAGPLTGRPWPIAYREAEEQRVARLREFGVRAFTAMLYPHKPGMAEWLNAWAADFAARTPDCLHTATFHPEPGAPGYVARALADGARVFKAHLQVGGYDPADPQLDEVWGLLAESGTPVVTHCGSGPVPGKHTGPGPIGAVLARHPRLVLVVAHLGLPEYADFLDLAERYPGVRLDTTMAFTDFSERETPFPPAELPRLRALGGRVLLGSDFPNIPYRYGHQLDALERLGLGEDWLRAVCHHNAAALFGL; from the coding sequence ATGAGCGCGCCCGGCCCACTGAACGGCCCGCTGAACGGCCCGCTGAACGGCCCGCTGTCCGGACCGGCCCCCGACCCCGCCGCCGAGGCGGCCGGGGTGCGCGCCTTCTGGCGGCACCTCGGCCTGCCCGGCCTGATCGACGTCCACACGCACTTCATGCCGAAGAACGTGCTCGACAAGGTGTGGGCGTACTTCGACGCGGCCGGTCCGCTGACCGGCCGCCCCTGGCCGATCGCCTACCGCGAGGCGGAGGAGCAACGGGTCGCCCGGCTTCGGGAGTTCGGCGTCCGGGCGTTCACCGCGATGCTCTACCCGCACAAGCCGGGGATGGCCGAGTGGCTGAACGCCTGGGCCGCGGACTTCGCCGCCCGCACCCCCGACTGCCTGCACACCGCGACCTTCCACCCCGAGCCGGGCGCGCCCGGTTATGTGGCCCGGGCGCTCGCCGACGGCGCCCGGGTGTTCAAGGCGCATCTCCAGGTCGGCGGCTACGACCCGGCGGACCCACAACTCGACGAGGTCTGGGGCCTGCTCGCGGAGAGCGGCACACCGGTGGTCACCCACTGCGGTTCCGGGCCCGTCCCGGGCAAGCACACCGGCCCCGGCCCGATCGGCGCGGTGCTCGCCCGGCACCCCCGGCTGGTCCTGGTGGTGGCCCACCTCGGTCTGCCCGAGTACGCCGACTTCCTCGACCTCGCCGAGCGGTACCCCGGTGTCCGGCTGGACACCACCATGGCGTTCACCGACTTCTCCGAGCGGGAGACCCCCTTCCCGCCCGCCGAGCTGCCCCGGCTGCGTGCCCTCGGGGGCAGGGTCCTGCTCGGCAGCGACTTCCCCAACATCCCCTACCGGTACGGGCACCAACTCGACGCGCTGGAAAGGCTCGGACTGGGAGAGGACTGGCTGCGCGCCGTCTGCCACCACAACGCGGCCGCGCTGTTCGGGCTCTGA
- a CDS encoding inositol monophosphatase family protein has translation MDDVEVRKLRTLLPEVEAAVREVGARLAGQRPADPCPESGLAGAMARFAAFDDPAAAELRARLAALRPQAGLPADEFDGAVPTGGEWWLCDAMDGAVQFLLGLPHWAVTATLVRDGAAVLSVVHAPQLGARTYRAVRGGGAELDGRSIAPVERELAATVAGTSQPPGVGADPVALRRAGASLSAVAGAVLAVRNLGPTSLQVAQVGSGHLGLFWEFGADAANLLPGALIATEAGAAVTDATGAAWKPAADAFLAAAPGLHRLALPLLNGLD, from the coding sequence TGCCGGAGGTGGAGGCGGCGGTCCGGGAGGTCGGCGCGCGGCTGGCCGGACAGCGGCCGGCCGACCCCTGCCCGGAGTCCGGCCTGGCCGGGGCGATGGCGCGGTTCGCCGCGTTCGACGACCCGGCCGCCGCCGAACTCCGCGCGCGGCTGGCCGCGTTGCGCCCGCAGGCGGGTCTGCCGGCGGACGAGTTCGACGGCGCGGTACCGACCGGGGGCGAGTGGTGGCTGTGCGACGCGATGGACGGCGCGGTGCAGTTCCTGCTCGGACTGCCGCACTGGGCGGTGACCGCGACCCTGGTGCGCGACGGCGCGGCGGTGCTGTCCGTGGTGCACGCGCCGCAGCTCGGCGCCCGCACCTACCGCGCCGTGCGCGGCGGCGGGGCGGAGCTGGACGGGCGGTCGATCGCCCCCGTGGAGCGGGAGTTGGCGGCGACGGTGGCCGGGACGAGCCAGCCGCCCGGGGTCGGCGCCGACCCGGTGGCGCTGCGCCGTGCGGGCGCCTCGCTGTCGGCGGTGGCGGGCGCGGTACTGGCCGTCCGGAACCTGGGGCCGACCTCGCTCCAGGTGGCCCAGGTCGGCTCCGGACACCTGGGCCTGTTCTGGGAGTTCGGCGCGGACGCGGCGAATCTGCTGCCCGGCGCACTGATCGCGACGGAGGCGGGCGCGGCCGTCACGGACGCCACCGGGGCCGCCTGGAAGCCCGCCGCGGACGCCTTCCTGGCCGCCGCGCCGGGCCTCCACAGGCTGGCCCTCCCCCTGCTGAACGGTCTTGACTGA
- a CDS encoding serine protease, which produces MKKPLIGTAAALLFAGATALAGAPAATASTATTTTTVTSPQAGKAAAVTFAGTVALSNCSGSLVRFPASTASDPALVLSNGHCLETGMPGPGQVVTNQTSSRSFTLLNASGGSLGTVKASKMVYGTMTDTDVSIYQLNTTYAAIQSRYGIAPLTVAATHPVQGSSIKVVSGYWKKIYSCSADGFAYRLKEADWTFKDSLRYTSTCNVIGGTSGSPVVDANSGQVVAVNNTINEDGQRCTLNNPCEVDQNGAVTVRRGIGYAQETYIIPACFGPGNKLDLTRAGCTLPRP; this is translated from the coding sequence ATGAAGAAGCCGCTCATAGGCACGGCCGCCGCGCTGCTGTTCGCCGGGGCGACCGCCCTGGCGGGCGCCCCCGCCGCGACCGCGTCCACCGCCACCACGACGACGACCGTGACGTCGCCGCAGGCCGGGAAGGCCGCCGCCGTCACGTTCGCCGGGACGGTGGCGCTGAGCAACTGCTCCGGTTCGCTGGTCCGGTTCCCCGCCTCGACCGCCAGCGACCCGGCCCTGGTGCTCTCCAACGGCCACTGCCTGGAGACCGGCATGCCCGGCCCCGGCCAGGTGGTCACCAACCAGACCTCCAGCCGCAGCTTCACCCTGCTCAACGCGAGCGGCGGCTCGCTCGGCACGGTGAAGGCCAGCAAGATGGTCTACGGCACGATGACCGACACCGATGTGTCGATCTACCAGCTCAACACCACCTATGCCGCGATCCAGTCGCGCTACGGGATCGCCCCGCTGACCGTCGCCGCCACCCACCCGGTCCAGGGCAGCTCGATCAAGGTCGTCTCCGGCTACTGGAAGAAGATCTACTCCTGCTCGGCCGACGGCTTCGCCTACCGGCTCAAGGAAGCGGACTGGACCTTCAAGGACTCGCTCCGCTACACCTCCACCTGCAACGTCATCGGCGGTACCTCCGGCTCCCCGGTGGTCGACGCCAACAGCGGGCAGGTCGTCGCGGTGAACAACACCATCAACGAGGACGGCCAGCGCTGCACGCTGAACAACCCGTGCGAGGTGGACCAGAACGGCGCGGTGACCGTCCGCCGGGGCATCGGCTACGCCCAGGAGACGTACATCATCCCCGCCTGCTTCGGGCCCGGCAACAAGCTCGACCTCACCAGGGCCGGCTGCACCCTGCCGCGCCCCTGA